One Vicia villosa cultivar HV-30 ecotype Madison, WI linkage group LG5, Vvil1.0, whole genome shotgun sequence genomic window, GACTGTTTTTCAAAACCTTGGTGAGGGAGTAGTGAAGTTTAGGTTAATCTAGTTTCACTGCCTTACGGGGATATTTAAGTTGTGAATAAGCATGTGATAGTGGTTAGGCTCTGCAACTTAGGTGTATAAATCACCCTGAGATATAATGTTGCTAATTTGATTACACAAGTTTGAAGTAGTTCCACATTGTGTGACTGTATAATACGGTAATACCCCATTAGCTTTGTTAAAAACCTTATCTTGTTGTTAGAGATAATGAAATATGATGATCcctctaatttgttttattttgaaagtaAATGCTTTCCAAATCTACAATAACTGCCAAACATGAATTTTCAATTTCATTGCTTGCCTGCTTGGGTTGTGTCTTTGTTGACACTTTTCTTTTGATATGTAGTCAATATCAAACAGTATCGAAGGAGGAACCAAATGGCTAGTCAACAAAATAAAAGGTTTGTATTTCCTATTTCCATTTGTTGCTCAAATATTTATCTTTCAAGTCCTGGCTATGAAACCTGTGTAATATTTGAGATTTCATTTGTCTTTAACCTTGTAATCCCAAATTAATAAATGATAGAAAAAATAGATAAAACCACACTTGGTTAGGATGGATCCAATGAATTAATTCTCTGTGCATACTGATATCAGTTTGATATAATACATGTCTTGTGGATTTAGAATGAAAATTAAGAACTGAAACAGGTTGTTCAATGTTGAACCGTCAATTTGCTGCCTTTCCTTCTATAGTTTTGTTAACATAAATTTTCTAAACCTGTTAGCCGCTAATGGTTCTGCTATATTTTTCTACTTCATGAATTGTCTATTATACAAAAGGTTTTCTTGGCTGAAATGATCACTGTCACTGGTCATATTTTACTTACTTCTCGGTCAAACTTCGGTTACTAGGACCTCTTTCCTCCCCTGAGGACCGGAaggttaaaacaaaacaaaaaaggttTTCCTCAAGCAATAATCGTGAATATTATGAAGATCCTACTTGATATAACAGCTATGATTGTTATTGAAGTCTATAAAATGCACCTTTGTCACAATTGAAATCACATTGTTCTATTTGACATTAGCAATACTAGTATTTCTATATTGAAGGGAACTTGATTATATCACTTTACAGGAAAAATGCAGAAGCCATTACCAGAGTTGCTAAAGGAGTATGATCTACCAATAGGAATCTTTCCTCGTGACGCAACAAACTACGAATTCAACGAAGAGACGGGAAAGCTTGTGGTCTTTGTTCCTCAGGTATGTGAAGTAGGCTACAAGGATTCATCTGTCTTGCGTTTCTTCACCTCCGTGACCGGTTATTTGGAGAAAGGAAAGCTAGCAGACATAGATGGAATGAAGACAAAAGTTATTATCTGGGTAAAAGTGACAACCATTTTATCCGAAGGCTCGAAGCTCTATGTGACAGCTGGCATGAAGAAAACAAGGAGTAGGGAAGCATATGATGTTACAAGAGATGGTGTATCTGTAGAAAAGTTCTAAAACTTCCACATAATATTATTAGTCTGACACAATCTGTAAAAGCCTCTGTTGTTGTTTGTAAgtagtaaatatatatatttcagaTACCGGCATTTGAATCTTCTTTGTGATTTGTCATTTGAGAAATGTGAAAAGTCTGTTTGATACTTGCAAATGATTATGAATTTATGATCAAGTAATTTAAAGGGGTCTATAGCATTTCATTCATAATAGTAATGGAATTACTTTACCAATATAATCCAGTTTTtcaaaagaaattccaaaataatCCATATTTCAAAAGATTTTCCAATATACCtagctttaaaaaaaaaagtgggTGCAAGTGCAAGATGAATTGGCATCTGCATCTAAAAAGTAAGTGGAGGTGCCAATTAGATTGGCGCATGCACTGGTGTGGTGTGGTCAATCTAATTGGCACTTGTGTGTAGTGTTTAAAAGGTGACACTAGtgtgtattttgtttttttagtataaatagaGGTGTTTTCTACCATTTCAACTCTGCatctttttttcataattttgtttttttttttcactaGCTCTATCATGATTGTTAAAAGAGACATACATGTTTGTTATTCGGCAATAAATCCTCTgatgaaaatgtatttttaaaacATCCAAAGTTTCGAGCATCTTGAAAGGAGTTTGAAAAGTTGGTTAGACAGAGAGATTAATGGCGGGGAAAGAATTAGAAGAATCGGTAGGCTTGTTTAGTACATCTCAATTGGAAATGATAGGAATGTTATGTCAGAGTAAGGGTGTTTCAAATCAAACCGGCCCAATACAAAACCGCAAAACTGAACAActaaaccgaaaccgcaaaaaactgcATTTGGTTCGAATGTGTTCGGgtcatttttaacaaaaccgtGTGATTCGATTCGGTTTGTGGTTTGTAAtttacaaaccaaaccaaaccacattACGTTACAACTAACATTCACTTAACCCccatccaacccaaactcaaatCTATTATGCCTTAGCCTTTATGATTACGAATGATTCTCCCTTCCTCACACTGAATGAtttagtttaagt contains:
- the LOC131601275 gene encoding uncharacterized protein At5g01610-like is translated as MDQMFSKVGSYWFNQKANKELNSVGDDINSISNSIEGGTKWLVNKIKGKMQKPLPELLKEYDLPIGIFPRDATNYEFNEETGKLVVFVPQVCEVGYKDSSVLRFFTSVTGYLEKGKLADIDGMKTKVIIWVKVTTILSEGSKLYVTAGMKKTRSREAYDVTRDGVSVEKF